A window of the Deltaproteobacteria bacterium genome harbors these coding sequences:
- a CDS encoding MBL fold metallo-hydrolase: MRTKPAWRTASCRLHLLPLLALLGLAAPVSAEVPLPAQMLAPERWADDNLAVGYIGHASVLIKLSGTFILTDPTFNDRVGVSIGPLTIGPQRLVKPALALERLPHPAAVLISHPHFDSLDLPSLRRLPRATTLIAPPQCSDLLGDLGFERLIELGWGERVTVDGVTIEAVAVNHWGKRVPWGQWRGYNGYLLSKAGVNVLFASDTAYTPSFARFRQHGPELSAAIFGNGAYDPWIRNHASPEQVWQMFQESGARFLIPIHWDTFRLGREPVGDAMRRLLLAAGAQADRIVIRAIGAEWSWRHEAP, translated from the coding sequence GTGCGCACAAAACCCGCCTGGCGGACCGCGTCTTGTCGGTTACACCTGCTGCCGCTGCTGGCGCTCCTGGGTTTGGCCGCGCCGGTAAGTGCGGAGGTGCCCTTGCCCGCGCAGATGCTGGCGCCGGAGCGCTGGGCTGACGACAACCTGGCGGTGGGCTACATCGGCCACGCCAGCGTGCTGATCAAACTCAGCGGCACGTTTATCCTGACCGACCCCACTTTCAACGATCGGGTCGGGGTCAGCATCGGGCCTCTGACCATCGGCCCCCAGCGGCTGGTCAAGCCCGCGCTGGCGCTGGAGCGGCTACCGCACCCCGCGGCGGTACTGATCAGCCATCCGCACTTCGACAGCCTCGACCTACCCAGCCTGCGCCGGCTGCCGCGCGCTACGACGCTGATCGCGCCGCCGCAGTGTAGCGATTTGCTTGGCGACCTCGGCTTCGAGCGCTTGATCGAACTCGGGTGGGGCGAACGGGTGACGGTGGACGGGGTGACGATCGAGGCGGTGGCGGTGAACCACTGGGGCAAGCGCGTACCCTGGGGCCAGTGGCGCGGCTACAACGGCTACCTCTTGAGCAAAGCCGGCGTTAATGTGTTGTTCGCCAGCGACACGGCGTACACGCCGAGCTTCGCTCGCTTTCGCCAGCACGGGCCGGAGTTGAGCGCCGCGATCTTCGGCAACGGCGCCTATGACCCGTGGATTCGCAATCACGCCAGCCCCGAGCAGGTGTGGCAGATGTTTCAGGAGTCCGGCGCACGCTTCCTGATCCCGATTCACTGGGACACCTTTCGCCTCGGCCGAGAGCCGGTCGGCGATGCCATGCGCCGCCTGCTGCTGGCCGCCGGCGCGCAAGCCGACCGCATCGTGATTCGCGCCATCGGCGCCGAGTGGTCGTGGCGCCACGAGGCGCCGTAG
- a CDS encoding VCBS repeat-containing protein, translated as MSRIAYLLAVVLVLVGVASATPAPASFGARRTYSLNGAPYAFGLAAGRFDADSTPDLVVPSMDVDGINWLNLFLGQSDGTFAAQPPVAPADLQLTLSGGVLDISAIAAGPIAPPDTAADLVLVGTDSLSLSFFPLVQVYENAALTLRPFFPARPPCGENYIPPQPCSFDSAAVADFNGDGWVDLVVGDSFTGYLTLFKRTATSLTRLTPLLGTGSTPKDPGVSIPVAAVVGHFDADALPDLAVALQGENAVAIHLNTAAVVGTPFGAAALFEAGLAPLSLSGGDLDGDGKLDLVVLNSDGTASILRNTSTSNGTAAFAPAVVYTFGAFPTAIALADFNHDAILDIAVTDAGSDQVMIRLGNGDATFASTITRIQTGLEPEALVASDFNGDGYDDLAVLDTDASHAASVSVLLSNGVSPPFTPTPTSTATATPTLTPTSTITRTPTKTGTATRTSTSTKTPTATKTVTNTVPPTSTATPTKTRTPTKTGTATRTSTPTRTPTITPTPTRTATPTITNTAPATATRTPSNTPSATPTPSDTPTVLGTATATGTPPALRTPTPTRTNTRRPTRTKTSTPTATKTVTPTRTPTPTRTNTRRPTRTRTSTPTATKTVTPTRTATRRPTATPTGGVVVNTRTPTASPTRTATRRPSVTPTASFTRRPSVTPTPSLTRVPTRTPTRTFGL; from the coding sequence ATGTCTCGGATTGCATACCTGCTGGCAGTGGTGCTGGTGCTGGTTGGGGTGGCCTCGGCGACGCCGGCGCCGGCCTCTTTTGGCGCCCGGCGGACGTACTCGTTGAATGGGGCGCCGTACGCTTTCGGCTTGGCCGCCGGCCGCTTTGATGCCGATTCGACGCCGGACTTGGTGGTGCCGAGCATGGATGTCGACGGTATCAACTGGCTCAACCTCTTCCTGGGCCAGAGTGACGGTACCTTCGCGGCGCAGCCGCCGGTGGCACCGGCGGACTTGCAGCTGACCTTGAGCGGTGGCGTGCTGGACATCAGCGCGATCGCAGCAGGGCCGATCGCGCCGCCGGACACCGCCGCCGACTTGGTGCTGGTCGGTACCGACTCGCTCTCGCTAAGCTTCTTCCCGCTGGTGCAGGTGTACGAGAATGCAGCGCTGACGCTGCGACCGTTTTTCCCGGCGCGGCCGCCTTGCGGCGAGAATTACATCCCGCCGCAGCCCTGCTCTTTCGACTCGGCCGCGGTCGCGGACTTTAACGGCGATGGCTGGGTCGATCTGGTCGTGGGCGACTCTTTCACCGGCTACCTCACGCTGTTCAAGCGGACAGCGACGTCGCTGACGCGGCTGACGCCACTGCTCGGCACCGGATCGACACCGAAGGATCCGGGCGTGTCGATACCGGTGGCAGCGGTGGTGGGCCACTTCGATGCCGACGCGCTTCCGGATTTGGCGGTTGCCCTGCAGGGCGAGAACGCGGTGGCAATCCACCTCAACACGGCGGCTGTGGTCGGCACCCCGTTCGGTGCGGCAGCGCTCTTCGAGGCCGGGCTGGCGCCGCTTTCGCTCAGTGGCGGCGACCTCGACGGTGACGGCAAGCTCGACTTGGTGGTGCTGAACTCGGACGGTACGGCCAGCATCCTGCGCAACACCAGCACGAGCAACGGCACGGCGGCGTTCGCGCCGGCGGTTGTGTATACGTTTGGTGCGTTCCCCACTGCAATTGCCCTAGCCGACTTCAACCACGACGCGATCCTCGATATCGCCGTCACCGACGCCGGCTCCGATCAGGTGATGATCAGACTGGGTAACGGCGACGCGACCTTCGCCTCCACGATTACCCGTATCCAGACCGGACTTGAGCCGGAGGCGCTGGTGGCTTCGGACTTCAACGGCGACGGCTACGATGACCTCGCGGTGCTCGATACCGATGCTAGCCACGCGGCCTCAGTATCGGTGCTGCTGAGCAATGGTGTGTCTCCGCCGTTCACGCCGACGCCGACTTCCACCGCTACCGCTACCCCTACCCTCACCCCGACATCGACGATCACCCGCACCCCGACGAAAACCGGCACCGCGACGCGCACCAGCACCTCGACGAAGACGCCGACGGCAACGAAGACGGTAACCAACACGGTCCCACCAACCAGTACCGCCACACCGACAAAGACCCGCACCCCGACGAAGACCGGTACGGCCACGCGCACTAGCACGCCCACCCGCACCCCGACCATCACTCCGACGCCGACTCGTACCGCCACTCCAACGATCACCAACACTGCGCCGGCAACCGCAACACGCACGCCGAGCAATACCCCCAGTGCAACTCCGACACCCTCCGATACCCCCACCGTGCTCGGCACCGCCACGGCCACTGGGACTCCGCCGGCGTTGCGCACGCCGACGCCGACCCGGACGAATACTCGCAGGCCGACTCGGACGAAGACGAGCACCCCAACCGCAACGAAAACCGTGACGCCGACGCGTACGCCGACGCCGACCCGGACGAATACCCGCAGGCCGACTCGGACGAGGACGAGCACCCCAACCGCAACTAAGACCGTGACACCCACGCGCACGGCCACGCGCCGGCCTACCGCCACGCCCACAGGCGGTGTGGTCGTGAACACACGCACGCCGACAGCTTCACCGACGCGCACAGCTACCCGCCGGCCCAGCGTGACGCCGACCGCATCCTTCACACGCCGGCCCTCGGTTACCCCCACGCCCAGCCTTACCCGAGTGCCGACGCGGACTCCGACCCGTACCTTCGGGTTGTGA
- a CDS encoding sulfotransferase: protein MNADISFVQSEQALHEEAMQQSGTGDFGDCSYLEGMRVVLAAYDGEAKFHPAGRQAARATLVQALKTRLRSQQLLQQHAAVLTREIRRPVIVLGLVRTGSTALHHLLGQDPDINVLEYWLAAHPQPRPPRSQWRDLPDFQESAAEIEGMYAFDPSLRGVHLMAPDLAEECRHLLAQSFTDDAYEVNATVPSYTKWYENGHHRAAYLRHRDLIKLIGSTAPADRRWILKYPVHMKHLGALLEVYPDACIVQTHRDPSRVLASYIDLIAGFRAIFEQDIDRAAIGREQLEVWAAGSERAIAVRREHHPSQFFDLYFHEFVADPIGSVRRIYERFGLSLSAAAEERMRQWQQSTPEGKHGKRHTMEDVGITRAEVLDRFAAYMKYFDLKPE, encoded by the coding sequence ATGAACGCGGACATCAGCTTCGTGCAGTCGGAGCAAGCACTGCATGAAGAGGCGATGCAGCAGAGCGGGACCGGCGACTTCGGCGACTGCTCCTATCTCGAAGGCATGCGGGTGGTGCTGGCGGCATACGACGGTGAGGCCAAGTTTCACCCCGCCGGCCGCCAAGCGGCGCGCGCTACTCTGGTGCAGGCGCTGAAGACGCGGCTGCGCTCGCAGCAGTTATTGCAACAGCACGCGGCCGTGCTCACCCGCGAGATTCGCCGGCCCGTCATTGTGCTCGGGCTGGTGCGCACCGGCAGCACCGCCCTGCACCATCTGCTCGGGCAGGACCCGGACATCAACGTGCTCGAATACTGGCTGGCGGCGCATCCGCAGCCACGTCCGCCGCGCAGTCAATGGCGCGACTTGCCCGACTTTCAGGAGTCGGCCGCCGAGATCGAGGGCATGTACGCCTTCGACCCGTCGCTACGCGGCGTCCACCTCATGGCGCCCGACTTGGCCGAGGAATGCCGCCACCTGTTGGCGCAGAGCTTCACCGACGACGCCTACGAGGTCAACGCGACGGTGCCGAGCTACACCAAGTGGTACGAGAACGGGCACCACCGCGCTGCCTACCTGCGCCATCGCGATCTGATCAAGCTGATCGGCTCGACCGCCCCCGCCGATCGCCGCTGGATTCTGAAGTATCCGGTGCACATGAAGCACTTGGGCGCGCTCCTCGAAGTCTACCCCGACGCCTGCATTGTGCAGACCCACCGCGATCCGTCGCGGGTGCTGGCGTCGTACATCGACCTCATCGCCGGCTTCCGGGCGATCTTCGAGCAGGACATCGATCGCGCCGCCATCGGCCGGGAGCAACTCGAAGTCTGGGCCGCGGGCTCCGAGAGAGCCATTGCCGTGCGCCGTGAGCACCACCCCTCGCAGTTCTTCGATCTCTACTTCCACGAGTTCGTCGCCGACCCGATCGGCTCGGTACGCCGCATCTACGAGCGCTTCGGTCTGTCGCTCTCCGCCGCCGCCGAAGAGCGCATGCGCCAGTGGCAGCAATCAACCCCGGAGGGCAAGCACGGCAAGCGCCATACCATGGAGGACGTCGGCATCACCCGCGCCGAGGTGCTCGACCGCTTTGCCGCCTACATGAAGTATTTCGACCTCAAACCCGAGTAA
- a CDS encoding aminotransferase class III-fold pyridoxal phosphate-dependent enzyme, producing the protein MTSATPPLRFTRKPRSQHEARLLALTERLLPTGVRNASMSPQYAMVIKEARGARIVDCSGNEYIDYLLGSGPLLLGHAHPAVVAAVRAQLERGSSYLMVNEPAIELAEQIVQLVPCAEAVCFHSSGSEAVFFALRLARAYRRRNKILKFEGGFHGMSDYALMSNQWTRTPRDYPAAVPNSAGIPPAVAEQVLIAPFNDGETTSALIEQHREELAGVLIEPLQRTIPPRPGFLQALRSITAHYRIPLIFDEVVTGFRLALGGAQEYYGVIPDLCALGKSICGGHPLGVLCGKAEILDLARPERLGSSEAVMLTGTFSANPISASAALACINELRAPGCYDRLAAKGRRLMCGLQQQLDDAGIPARVCGEPSVFQPWFTSSEITDHRSTLTADWQRNLHFIDHLLDAGVVKAHEKFFVSTAHSDEDIDQTLAACAFAVERL; encoded by the coding sequence ATGACTTCAGCGACACCGCCCCTGCGCTTTACCCGTAAACCGCGCAGCCAACACGAGGCGCGGCTGCTGGCGCTGACCGAACGTTTGCTCCCGACCGGCGTGCGCAACGCCTCGATGTCGCCGCAGTACGCCATGGTGATCAAGGAGGCCCGCGGCGCGCGCATCGTTGATTGCAGCGGTAACGAGTACATCGACTACCTGCTCGGCTCGGGTCCGCTGCTGCTCGGGCACGCGCACCCGGCAGTGGTGGCGGCGGTGCGCGCTCAGCTCGAGCGCGGCAGCAGCTACCTCATGGTCAACGAGCCCGCGATCGAGCTCGCCGAGCAGATCGTGCAGCTGGTGCCGTGTGCCGAGGCGGTGTGCTTTCACAGCAGCGGCTCCGAAGCCGTCTTCTTCGCCTTGCGGCTGGCTCGTGCCTACCGGCGGCGCAACAAAATCCTCAAGTTCGAAGGCGGCTTCCACGGCATGAGCGATTACGCGCTCATGAGCAATCAGTGGACACGCACGCCGCGCGACTATCCGGCGGCGGTGCCGAACTCGGCGGGAATTCCGCCCGCCGTCGCCGAGCAAGTGCTGATCGCGCCGTTCAATGACGGCGAAACCACCAGCGCCCTCATCGAACAGCACCGCGAGGAGTTGGCCGGCGTGCTGATCGAGCCGTTGCAGCGCACGATTCCGCCGCGGCCAGGATTCCTGCAAGCGCTGCGCAGTATTACCGCCCACTACCGGATCCCGTTGATCTTCGATGAAGTCGTTACCGGCTTTCGGCTCGCACTCGGGGGCGCGCAGGAATACTACGGCGTCATCCCGGACCTGTGCGCGTTGGGCAAGAGCATCTGCGGCGGGCATCCGCTCGGGGTCTTGTGCGGCAAGGCTGAAATCCTGGACCTGGCTCGGCCCGAGCGACTCGGCAGCAGCGAGGCGGTCATGCTGACCGGCACGTTCAGCGCCAACCCGATCTCGGCCAGTGCCGCGCTCGCCTGTATCAACGAGCTACGCGCGCCCGGGTGCTACGATCGCCTGGCGGCCAAAGGCCGGCGCCTCATGTGTGGCTTGCAGCAGCAGCTCGACGACGCCGGCATTCCCGCCCGGGTCTGCGGCGAGCCCTCGGTCTTCCAGCCCTGGTTCACCAGCAGCGAAATCACCGACCACCGCTCCACGCTGACTGCCGACTGGCAGCGCAACCTCCACTTCATCGACCACCTACTCGACGCCGGAGTGGTCAAAGCTCACGAGAAATTCTTCGTCTCGACGGCACACTCCGACGAGGACATCGACCAGACGCTGGCGGCTTGCGCGTTCGCGGTAGAACGTTTGTAG
- the surE gene encoding 5'/3'-nucleotidase SurE: protein MATLLLTNDDGIDSPALVPLARALTRLGTVRVIVPDCERSWIAKAISRFEPLRVRRVERDGLAIDTVSGSPADCVNLAVHTLHRERPALVVSGVNLGLNYGTAFLWSSGTVGAAIEASIAGLPAVAFSMAVPADAYGLSGAHRAELLGSRVEAMAEIAAEVVADLLGREFPPGIDCFSVNMPAEATVKSARVVTQVTRCRYGRLFVPGPEGDYLHRFSSLEDIRPGGDIAAVQSGAVAISPLCLDPSIALPDGWRARLER, encoded by the coding sequence ATGGCAACCTTACTGCTAACCAATGATGACGGGATCGACTCGCCTGCGCTGGTGCCGTTGGCACGGGCTCTGACCAGGCTGGGTACGGTCAGGGTTATCGTTCCCGACTGCGAGCGCAGCTGGATCGCTAAAGCCATCAGCCGCTTCGAGCCGCTGCGGGTGCGCCGGGTCGAGCGCGACGGCCTGGCCATCGACACCGTCAGCGGCTCGCCCGCCGATTGCGTCAACCTGGCGGTACATACGCTGCACCGCGAGCGCCCGGCCTTAGTCGTCTCGGGCGTGAATCTGGGGCTCAATTATGGCACCGCGTTTCTGTGGTCGAGTGGGACCGTCGGGGCCGCGATCGAGGCTTCCATCGCCGGGCTGCCCGCGGTGGCGTTTTCCATGGCAGTTCCGGCCGACGCTTACGGACTGAGCGGTGCGCACCGGGCGGAGCTGCTCGGTTCGCGTGTGGAGGCCATGGCCGAGATCGCGGCCGAGGTGGTGGCGGACTTACTCGGGCGGGAGTTTCCGCCCGGCATCGACTGCTTCTCCGTGAACATGCCGGCAGAGGCAACGGTCAAGTCGGCGCGTGTGGTGACGCAGGTGACGCGCTGCCGCTACGGGCGGCTGTTTGTGCCGGGCCCGGAAGGTGACTACCTCCACCGTTTTAGCTCGCTCGAAGACATCAGGCCGGGCGGTGACATCGCCGCCGTCCAGAGCGGTGCGGTGGCGATCTCACCGCTGTGCCTCGACCCGTCAATTGCGCTTCCCGACGGCTGGCGGGCTCGGCTGGAGCGGTAA
- a CDS encoding 4-hydroxybutyrate CoA-transferase — MRTQSRAELEQLYREKCCSVSAAVKRIRPRDTIAAPIASGQPAAFLAGLAERDDFEDLTIFTGLIIEPYAVLQQPGVRLISGFYGPIERMLKAAGARIDYLPADFLGWERYARLAKPRVVVSALAAMDERGFFSFGLHAGASFNAFIEAARDPERLAIGEVYRDMPRVLGLGRYGGHRIHVSEIDCLIESDRSVFELPEVLPAEEDRIIAAQVESLIEDGATLQFGIGGVPNLVATFLAEGQKGDFGIHSEMIVDGIMQLHQAGKITNHKGIYDGFSIGTFAAGSRALYDWMADNHQVRLLPVAQVNDPAVIRQNRRMTSVNGALAVDVSGQVMADTIGSRQYSGVGGHELFVIGAHDSPEGRSIICLHSTVQLKSGERVSTIVPALAAGTRISTPRHHVQYVITEHGIANLSMLTDRERVEALVAIAHPDLRAQLRREASQSA, encoded by the coding sequence ATGCGGACACAGTCGCGGGCGGAACTTGAACAGCTGTACCGGGAGAAGTGCTGCTCGGTGTCGGCTGCGGTCAAACGCATCCGGCCGCGAGATACCATCGCTGCGCCTATTGCCAGCGGGCAGCCGGCGGCCTTTCTCGCGGGCCTGGCCGAGCGCGACGATTTCGAGGATCTGACGATCTTTACCGGTCTCATCATCGAACCCTACGCCGTACTGCAACAACCCGGGGTGCGTTTGATCAGCGGTTTCTATGGTCCGATCGAGCGTATGCTCAAAGCCGCGGGCGCGCGCATCGACTACTTGCCGGCCGATTTCCTCGGTTGGGAGCGCTATGCCCGCCTGGCCAAGCCGCGCGTGGTGGTCTCCGCGCTCGCCGCCATGGACGAGCGCGGCTTCTTCAGCTTCGGGCTTCATGCCGGCGCCTCCTTTAACGCCTTCATCGAGGCGGCGCGCGACCCCGAGCGGCTGGCCATCGGCGAGGTCTATCGCGACATGCCCCGGGTGCTCGGGCTCGGACGCTACGGCGGCCATCGCATCCACGTCTCGGAGATCGATTGCCTCATCGAATCGGACCGCTCCGTCTTCGAGCTGCCAGAGGTGCTGCCGGCCGAGGAGGACCGCATTATTGCCGCGCAGGTCGAGTCGCTGATCGAGGACGGCGCGACGCTGCAATTCGGCATCGGCGGGGTCCCCAACCTGGTCGCCACGTTCTTGGCCGAAGGGCAAAAGGGGGATTTCGGAATCCACTCCGAGATGATCGTGGACGGCATCATGCAGCTGCACCAGGCGGGCAAGATCACCAACCACAAGGGCATCTACGACGGCTTTTCGATCGGCACCTTTGCCGCCGGCAGCCGCGCGCTCTACGACTGGATGGCGGACAATCACCAGGTCCGCCTGTTGCCGGTGGCGCAGGTGAACGACCCCGCCGTAATCCGCCAGAACCGGCGCATGACGAGTGTCAACGGCGCCCTGGCGGTTGACGTGTCGGGTCAAGTCATGGCCGACACCATCGGCTCGCGCCAGTACTCCGGCGTCGGCGGTCACGAGCTGTTCGTAATCGGAGCGCACGACAGCCCCGAAGGGCGCAGCATCATCTGCCTGCACTCGACGGTGCAGCTGAAAAGCGGAGAGCGGGTATCGACCATCGTCCCCGCTCTCGCCGCCGGCACCCGCATCAGCACGCCGCGCCACCACGTGCAGTACGTCATCACCGAGCACGGCATCGCCAATCTCTCGATGCTGACGGATCGCGAGCGGGTCGAGGCTCTGGTCGCCATCGCCCATCCCGATTTACGCGCGCAACTGCGGCGCGAGGCGAGTCAGTCGGCGTGA
- a CDS encoding methyltransferase domain-containing protein, producing the protein MNRQRDLGGAAPQAAPLPRSRLLWLPLLLALLGCAGRSHHPHGATHGHGAHDATVRHSFEDVEHWKAVFDDPARDAWQQPRAVVDALGIMPGMCVADIGAGTGYFSRYLSTAVGENGSVLAAEPEPNLLGHLRQRAETEGSANLTPILASFDNPRLPAGAVDLVLIVDTFHHIDDRLNYFRRLQRALKPGGRVAIVDFKKEEAPVGPPVEHKLAREQVVEELQRAGYQLLGEPVLLPYQYVLIFAPR; encoded by the coding sequence ATGAACCGCCAGCGAGACCTCGGTGGCGCTGCGCCTCAGGCCGCCCCGCTGCCGCGCTCGCGCCTGTTGTGGCTACCGCTGCTGTTGGCGCTGCTCGGTTGCGCCGGCCGCTCACATCACCCGCACGGTGCGACTCACGGCCACGGGGCGCACGACGCCACCGTCCGCCATTCCTTCGAGGACGTTGAGCACTGGAAGGCGGTCTTCGACGACCCGGCCCGTGATGCCTGGCAGCAACCACGGGCGGTGGTGGACGCGCTCGGCATCATGCCCGGCATGTGCGTGGCCGATATCGGGGCCGGCACCGGTTACTTCAGCCGCTACCTGTCTACGGCGGTGGGCGAAAACGGTAGCGTGCTGGCCGCCGAGCCCGAGCCGAATCTGCTGGGCCACCTGCGCCAGCGTGCCGAGACCGAAGGCAGCGCCAACCTGACGCCGATCTTGGCCTCGTTCGACAACCCGCGGCTACCAGCCGGCGCGGTCGACTTGGTCTTGATCGTCGACACCTTCCATCACATCGATGACCGCCTGAACTACTTCCGCCGCCTGCAGCGCGCGCTCAAACCCGGCGGCCGCGTTGCCATCGTCGACTTCAAGAAGGAGGAGGCGCCGGTAGGACCGCCGGTCGAGCACAAGCTCGCGCGCGAACAGGTCGTCGAGGAATTGCAGAGGGCGGGTTATCAGCTGCTCGGCGAACCCGTGCTGCTGCCGTATCAGTACGTGCTGATCTTCGCCCCGCGATGA
- a CDS encoding carbon-nitrogen hydrolase, producing the protein MRTADSTPVVVALVQMRCAEDTAANLATALARIAEAAQRGAQIVCLPELFCSRYFCQSEEHKFFALAEPIPGPSTTALSRAAAQHGVAIVGSLFECRAPGLYHNTAVVFDADGSLAGVYRKMHIPDDPLYYEKFYFTPGDLGFRSLATRYASVAPLVCWDQWYPEAARLAALGGAQILFYPTAIAWHREEKAEFGSAQHDAWQTMQRSHAIANGVFVAAANRVGHEGTLEFWGASFIVDPFGRVLARADHGSEEIVLARCDLALIAETRQHWPFLRDRRIDAYGDLVKRYRD; encoded by the coding sequence ATGCGCACCGCCGACTCCACCCCGGTCGTCGTCGCTTTGGTGCAGATGCGCTGCGCCGAGGATACCGCCGCCAACCTCGCCACCGCCCTGGCCCGCATCGCCGAGGCGGCGCAGCGGGGGGCGCAGATCGTTTGCCTGCCGGAGCTGTTTTGCTCGCGCTATTTCTGCCAGAGCGAGGAGCACAAGTTCTTCGCGCTGGCCGAGCCCATTCCCGGCCCGTCGACCACGGCGCTGAGCCGGGCCGCGGCGCAGCACGGCGTGGCAATTGTCGGCTCGCTGTTCGAGTGCCGGGCCCCAGGGCTGTATCACAACACCGCCGTCGTATTCGATGCCGACGGCAGCCTGGCGGGCGTCTACCGCAAGATGCACATTCCGGACGATCCGCTTTACTACGAGAAGTTCTACTTCACTCCCGGTGATCTAGGCTTTCGGAGCCTGGCCACACGTTACGCCAGCGTCGCCCCGCTGGTGTGTTGGGATCAGTGGTACCCGGAGGCGGCGCGGCTGGCGGCGCTCGGCGGCGCCCAAATCCTCTTCTACCCGACGGCGATAGCTTGGCACCGAGAGGAGAAGGCCGAGTTCGGCAGCGCGCAGCACGATGCCTGGCAGACGATGCAGCGTAGCCACGCCATCGCCAACGGCGTCTTTGTGGCCGCAGCCAATCGCGTCGGCCACGAGGGTACGCTCGAGTTCTGGGGGGCGTCGTTCATCGTCGATCCGTTCGGCCGCGTGCTGGCGCGCGCCGATCACGGCAGCGAGGAAATCGTGCTCGCCCGTTGTGACCTGGCGCTGATTGCCGAGACCCGCCAGCACTGGCCGTTCTTGCGTGATCGCCGCATCGACGCTTACGGCGACCTGGTCAAGCGTTACCGCGACTGA